In the genome of Burkholderia sp. PAMC 26561, the window CGACATCAAGGACCAGGAGGGTTTCCGTGCCGAAGCACAACTCGCCCGGTCGATGGGTTTTCTCGGCAAGAGCTGCATCCATCCAAGCCAGATTGCGCTCGCCAACGAAATCTTCCGTCCTTCCGACGAGGAGATCGCCCATGCGTTGCGCGTCCTCGACGCGGCACGCGACGCCGAAGCACGCGGCGTCGGTGCGTACGTGGTGGATGGAAAGATGATCGATCCGCCGTTCTTCGAACGCGCGCGCGCACTGGTCCGTGATGCCGAACGCCTTGGCCTGCTGAATGATCGCTGAATCCGCCACGTCGAACCGGGAACCGATGGAGCCACACATGGAACGTTCGTCTCACGCAGCCACGACCGGCATGACAGGCCCGCTATCGGGAATTCGCGTGCTCGACTTGAGCGCTTACATTGCAGGTCCGTACGGATGCACACTGCTCGCGGACCAGGGTGCCGATGTCGTCAAGATCGAACCGCCTGCCGGCGACAATCTGCGCAAATATCCGTCCACCCTCGAAGCCGAAAGTCGCGCCTTCCTGGGTGTGAACCGTGGCAAGCGCGGTCTGGTCCTTGACCTGAAGCAAGCAGAGGCACTCAACGTGCTGATGCAACTCGTCAAAACCGCCGATGTGCTCGTGCACAACTTCCGCCCCAACGTACCGCCGCGTCTCGGCATTGCATTCGAACAGCTTCGCCAGGTGAATCCGCGGCTGATCTATTGCGCGGTCACCGGCTATGGCGAGACCGGCCCGAAGAAGGACAAGGCCGGCTATGACCAGGTCCTGCAAACGATGAGCGGAATGTGCGCACTGCAAGGCCCGAGCGAAGGGCCGCCTGAAATCCTGTACGGCTCGGTGGTTGACTACTACGCTGCGGCGCTCGTCGCGGCGGGCGTGTCTTCCGCGCTTTTCGAGCGCGAGCGTACCGGCGAGGGACAGTACGTTGGTGTATCGCTGCTGCGCAGCGCGCTCACGATGCAATCAGCGCGGATGATCTGGGCCGACAGCGAACCGAGAGACGTTGGCCGCGATATGCGTTCGGGCGGCATCACAGGCATCCATCCGACTCGCGAAGGCTACCTGTATATCTCGGCGAACACGCCACACTTCTGGCAGGCACTGTGTGAGAAAACCGGGCTCAGCGCACTTGCAGAAAACGAACGCTACGACTCGGTGCGCAAGCGCGCGATGCATCGTGATGAAATCGTACCGAAATTGCACCAGGCGCTGGCAGCGCGTAGCGCACTGGAATGGGAAGCGCTGTTCGGCGACGCGGTGCCGTGCTCGGCCGCGCGCACCATCGAAGACATGTTCGACGATCCGCAGGTGCTTGCGGAGGACATGGTGGCCACCTACGACTATCCCGGCGTCGGACGTTACCGCGGCTTTCAGCATCCGATCCGTTTCGGCGATAAAGCAGGAGACGCGACAGCGCACACGCCGCAAGCCGCTCCTGCATTCGGCCAGCATTCGGATGCGGTGCTGCGCGACGCAGGTCTGAGCGATGACGAAATCGCGGCGCTGCGTGCGAGACGCGCGGTGCTGTAGGGAGAGAGTGCAGCGCGGTGTGAGTGACAGGGCAGCACGCCCGACATATAAAACGGAGACGATGATGAATTCGCAGTCGCGTAAAGATAACGCGCAACCCGCCGGGCGCCGAGCCCCTGCAGGCGCGTGCGATTCGCACATGCACGTGTACGACCGCCGCTTCCTCGCGGATGGCGCAAGCCAGGCGAACTTCCCGGATCGCGCGAGCGCTGCGGAGTATCTCGAGGTACAGCGGCAGACCGGCACGACCCGCACCGTAGTCGTAACGCCGCGCAATTATGGCTCCGACAACCGCGTCACGCTGGATGCAATCCAGGCGCTTGGCCGCGAACGAACGCGCGGTGTCGGCGTGCTGACGCCCGAAGTGACGGACGCACAACTCGAACAACTTCACAATGGCGGCGTTCGGGGTATCCGTTTCACGCTTTACACCCCGGCCAATGCCGCCGTCCGCTTCGATATGGTCGAGCCACTCGCGCAACGCATCGCGGAACTCGGCTGGCACGTGCAACTGCACTGGACCGCTGCGCAGATCGTCGAGCACCGGGCGATGCTTGCACGCCTGCCATCGGCAATCGTGTTCGATCATCTCGCGCGTCTGCCATTACCCGACGGTGCTTCACATCCCGCGTTCAATATCGTGCGTGATCTGGCCGAATCGGGTCGCGTCTGGGTCAAGCTCTCCGGACCGTATCTCGACTCTTGCGTGGGGCTCGCCGATGACTATGCCGATACTGCACCGGTCGCACGTGCATGGATTGGCGCGCTGCCCGATCGCGTCGTCTGGGGCAGCGACTGGCCGCACGTGACAGAGTCACACAAGCCCGATGACACGCGACTGCTCGATCTGCTCGATACATGGACCGAGGATACTGCGGTCAGCGACCGCATCCTGGTGGACAACGCAGCCGCGCTGTATGACTTTCCGAATCAAGAGGATCCGGTATCAAAAGCCTGAGTCTTCCATTTCCCAGCGCCCAAAGAACGCGCGACCTACAAAAAATCAAGAGATAAAACGATGAAACCTGCTGCCGCAACACCCATCGAGCGCAAGACGCGTTTCACCGAAGCGACGGTCAGGCTTTTCGAACGGATCATCCCCGACCCGTTTGTCCTCGCGATCCTGATTACCGCCGCGGTCGCGGTATTGTCGGCGGCATTCGGGCCGCGTGCGTCGGCCTCGCACCTGATCGGGGGTTGGTACAAGGGCTTCTTCGACATCCTGACGTTCGCGTTCCAGATCACGCTGGTGCTCGTGACAGGACACGCGTTTGCGCACGCGCCGCTCGTTCAGCGCATGTTCAAGGCGCTGGTCTCGGTCGCGCGCACGCCGGTCCAGGCGGCGGCGCTTACGTTTTTGCTCGTCGCGGTCGCATCGTTCTGCAACTGGGGCCTGGGGCTCGTCATCAGCGCATTGCTGGCGCGCGAAGTCGCGAAGCGCATGCGTGTCGACTTTGCATGGATCGTTGCGGCGGGTTTTTCGGGCTGGGTCGTTTGGGCAACGGGCATGTCAGGCTCGATCGCGCTCGCGCAGTCCACGGCCGGCAGTTCGATGAACGTCGTGCAGAAGCTGACCGGACAAGTGCTGCCGTTGAGCAGCACCGTGTTCACGCGCTTCAACCTCGTGCCGACGATCATCATGCTCGTCGCAATGCCATTTGTGTTTGCGTGGCTCAAGCCATCCGCCGAGGATTCGGTGGTGCTCGACATGACGAAGCATCCTGACGCGCCGAAGCGGGAGCGACCGGCCGGCCCGCTCAGCTTCGCGCGCTGGATCGAATATTCCTGGATCGGCAGCGCATTCATCGGTGTGGCGGGCATCGCGTTTTTCGTGTTGGCGCGCATCGAGAACCTGCCGTTTTCAGGCGTGAATGGCGTGATCTTCGTCAT includes:
- a CDS encoding CaiB/BaiF CoA transferase family protein is translated as MERSSHAATTGMTGPLSGIRVLDLSAYIAGPYGCTLLADQGADVVKIEPPAGDNLRKYPSTLEAESRAFLGVNRGKRGLVLDLKQAEALNVLMQLVKTADVLVHNFRPNVPPRLGIAFEQLRQVNPRLIYCAVTGYGETGPKKDKAGYDQVLQTMSGMCALQGPSEGPPEILYGSVVDYYAAALVAAGVSSALFERERTGEGQYVGVSLLRSALTMQSARMIWADSEPRDVGRDMRSGGITGIHPTREGYLYISANTPHFWQALCEKTGLSALAENERYDSVRKRAMHRDEIVPKLHQALAARSALEWEALFGDAVPCSAARTIEDMFDDPQVLAEDMVATYDYPGVGRYRGFQHPIRFGDKAGDATAHTPQAAPAFGQHSDAVLRDAGLSDDEIAALRARRAVL
- a CDS encoding amidohydrolase family protein — protein: MMNSQSRKDNAQPAGRRAPAGACDSHMHVYDRRFLADGASQANFPDRASAAEYLEVQRQTGTTRTVVVTPRNYGSDNRVTLDAIQALGRERTRGVGVLTPEVTDAQLEQLHNGGVRGIRFTLYTPANAAVRFDMVEPLAQRIAELGWHVQLHWTAAQIVEHRAMLARLPSAIVFDHLARLPLPDGASHPAFNIVRDLAESGRVWVKLSGPYLDSCVGLADDYADTAPVARAWIGALPDRVVWGSDWPHVTESHKPDDTRLLDLLDTWTEDTAVSDRILVDNAAALYDFPNQEDPVSKA
- a CDS encoding short-chain fatty acid transporter, translated to MKPAAATPIERKTRFTEATVRLFERIIPDPFVLAILITAAVAVLSAAFGPRASASHLIGGWYKGFFDILTFAFQITLVLVTGHAFAHAPLVQRMFKALVSVARTPVQAAALTFLLVAVASFCNWGLGLVISALLAREVAKRMRVDFAWIVAAGFSGWVVWATGMSGSIALAQSTAGSSMNVVQKLTGQVLPLSSTVFTRFNLVPTIIMLVAMPFVFAWLKPSAEDSVVLDMTKHPDAPKRERPAGPLSFARWIEYSWIGSAFIGVAGIAFFVLARIENLPFSGVNGVIFVMFIGGVILHGYPLAYADAVKNAAKQTGSMMLQYPLYGGIMGMMDATGLPDVISHFFIAISNAHTLPFWSYVCSLIVTFFIPSGGGHWAVQGPFVVPAAIALHASVPATTMAVAMGEQVSNMLQPFWAAPVVAMAGIGVQRVLGYTAVTFVVGALVYGAALLLLV